The Magnolia sinica isolate HGM2019 chromosome 9, MsV1, whole genome shotgun sequence genome contains a region encoding:
- the LOC131255032 gene encoding uncharacterized protein LOC131255032 — protein sequence MLDSSEVLADQVQIRDAAVLHFLQLLSSMTNATSSDIFDVIPPLISQEQNDMLLAPLTLVEIQTAVLSISADGAPSPDGFSGTFFSACWNIVSQDLHKAALFLFQGGKLPRAVSTSLICLIPKSSSLSRFYKILASVIATRLSQLLPSIISPEQGAFIQGRSISESIVLAQELFLRFKQEMLINGGLAGFFKSSKGLRQGDPLSPSLFIIAAEVLGRGLKRLVMHGLCQPYKVARGCQQISHLLYADDTLLFLNGGGRQNKTQLSSARRSQNRRSYSLVKGEVSFPGWSIGFD from the exons GATTAGAGATGCTGCAGTTCTTCATTTCTTGCAGCTCTTGTCCTCCATGACGAATGCCACCTCGTCAGACATTTTTGACGTCATTCCACCCCTCATTTCTCAAGAACAAAATGACATGTTGCTTGCTCCGCTGACTTTGGTCGAGATTCAAACCGCAGTTTTGTCCATTTCTGCCGACGGGGCACCAAGCCCAGATGGTTTCTCAGGCACTTTCTTCTCGGCCTGCTGGAATATTGTCAGCCAAGATTTACACAAGGCAGCCCTTTTCTTGTTCCAAGGTGGAAAACTCCCTAGAGCTGTATCAACGTCCCTCATATGCCTTATCCCGAAATCTTCTTCCTTGTCAAGATTCTATAAGATATTGGCAAGTGTCATTGCGACTAGATTAAGCCAGTTGCTGCCTTCCATCATTTCTCCCGAACAAGGGGCCTTTATTCAAGGGCGATCGATTTCTGAGAGCATTGTGTTGGCACAGGAACTTTTTCTGAGATTTAAACAGGAAA TGCTTATCAACGGCGGGCTGGCGGGTTTCTTTAAGTCCTCAAAAGGACTTCGGCAAGGAGACCCTCTTTCACCTAGCCTTTTCATCATCGCAGCAGAAGTACTTGGCAGGGGTCTTAAGAGGCTGGTGATGCATGGACTTTGCCAACCGTACAAGGTGGCTAGGGGTTGTCAGCAAATATCGCACCTCCTCTACGCTGACGACACTCTTCTGTTTTTAAATG GTGGTGGAAGGCAGAATAAAACCCAGCTTTCTTCAGCCCGTCGTAGCCAAAATCGAAGGTCGTATTCGCTGGTCAAAGGAGAGGTGTCTTTCCCAGGCTGGTCGATTGGTTTTGATTAA